One part of the Glycine soja cultivar W05 chromosome 11, ASM419377v2, whole genome shotgun sequence genome encodes these proteins:
- the LOC114373818 gene encoding uncharacterized protein LOC114373818 isoform X2 yields the protein MSINMVSSVPWTKSFFPLWFWNKTRVLLTHHYRYHHRHSPLSDTDMTEEGVVVSLQEWQGWGTNSPLPTMVSQIVEDLKVLEEDLDAHMNFGGNGGKLQGNFRVQEDKKHRATYQALGDSEKKLQFYSARQIACRILGSRGYLCQKCWLPMEDCMCSKVTSCSLYPGIRFWLYMHPKDFLRQNNTGKILWQVFGVDAATLCLFGIPEHEEIMWNSLKMAGKSNVWCLYPNKNAVLKSVQNVFGEEPVARDEVAPSKLKVDTTQHFILIDGTWSNSAAMFRRLQDKAKSVWGDEDLACISLNPGASAMHKLRPQPSWDRTCTAAAAAGLLSELQLLPQFSSFELEKQAEAVEHALTVLLDALTNRRLRMGRSITRKMRHTNIQ from the exons ATGAGCATAAACATGGTATCATCGGTTCCTTGGACAAAGTCCTTCTTCCCGTTGTGGTTCTGGAACAAAACCCGCGTTCTACTCACACACCATTACCGTTACCATCACCGTCATTCGCCACTCTCTGACACAGACATGACCGAAGAAGGGGTTGTTGTCTCGTTGCAGGAATGGCAGGGTTGGGGCACCAACTCCCCACTCCCCACCATGGTTTCCCAAATCGTTGAGGATTTGAAGGTTCTGGAAGAAGATTTGGATGCCCACATGAATTTTGGAGGCAATGGTGGAAAATTACAG GGGAATTTCAGAGTACAAGAAGATAAGAAGCACCGTGCCACGTATCAGGCTTTGGGTGATTCAGAAAAGAAGCTCCAGTTTTATTCGGCTAGACAGATTGCTTGTCGCATACTAGGTAGCAGGGGTTACCTTTGTCAAAAG TGTTGGCTTCCCATGGAGGATTGTATGTGTTCAAAAGTCACATCCTGTTCGCTCTACCCTGGAATCAGATTTTGGCTGTATATGCATCCAAAG GATTTCTTGAGACAGAACAACACTGGAAAGATTTTGTGGCAGGTGTTTGGGGTTGATGCGGCGACTTTGTGCCTTTTTGGTATTCCTGAACATGAGGAAATCATGTGGAATTCCCTTAAAATGGCAG GAAAAAGTAACGTGTGGTGCCTTTATCCCAACAAGAATGCAGTTTTAAAGTCAGTTCAAAATGTGTTTGGTGAGGAACCAGTTGCAAGAGATGAAGTTGCACCGTCCAAG TTAAAAGTAGATACAACCCagcattttattttgattgatggGACATGGAGCAATTCAGCAGCAATGTTTAGGCGCCTTCAG GATAAAGCAAAGTCAGTTTGGGGAGATGAGGACCTTGCCTGTATATCCCTAAATCCTGGTGCTTCTGCTATGCATAAACTTAG GCCACAGCCATCTTGGGATCGTACATGTACAGCAGCAGCAGCTGCTGGTCTGCTCTCAGAGCTCCAGCTTCTTCCACAGTTTAGCTCTTTTGAATTGGAAAAACAGGCAGAAGCAGTAGAACATGCTTTAACAGTCCTATTAGATGCCCTCACAAATAGACGTCTTCGCATGGGAAGATCCATAACACGAAAAATGAGGCACACCAACATCCAATAA
- the LOC114377521 gene encoding E3 ubiquitin-protein ligase RMA1H1-like produces the protein MALDQYFDEAVPQLDSLEDKSSLETWKCGSDDIADSDRNASGGFDCNICLECVQDPVVTLCGHLYCWPCIYKWLNLQTASSENEEEKQQCPVCKSEISQSSLVPLYGRGQTVLPSKGKDHQVGVVIPRRPLGPTLDSATVSPPISHVYHRHYPNHPQQFNSIPGSYTSMFNTGGSLANAFDTTYGVFGEMIYARVFGNQMTNTYTYPNSYDLSRNSNPRIRRHLMQVDRSLNRITFFLLCCIVLCLLLF, from the coding sequence ATGGCCTTAGACCAGTATTTTGATGAGGCGGTGCCCCAGTTGGATTCCTTGGAAGATAAATCGTCTCTCGAAACATGGAAATGTGGCAGTGACGATATTGCAGATTCTGATAGAAATGCCTCTGGTGGCTTTGATTGCAACATCTGCCTGGAGTGTGTGCAAGATCCAGTGGTCACTCTTTGTGGCCATCTCTACTGCTGGCCCTGTATTTACAAATGGCTTAATTTACAAACTGCCtcttctgaaaatgaagaagagaagCAACAATGTCCAGTCTGCAAATCAGAAATCTCACAGTCGTCCCTTGTTCCACTATACGGCCGCGGCCAAACCGTGTTACCTTCTAAAGGCAAAGACCACCAAGTAGGGGTTGTCATACCAAGAAGACCCCTTGGTCCTACACTTGATTCCGCAACTGTTTCCCCACCTATTTCTCACGTTTATCATCGCCATTATCCGAATCATCCTCAACAATTCAACTCAATTCCTGGCAGTTACACTTCAATGTTCAACACAGGTGGTTCACTAGCAAATGCTTTTGATACAACATATGGAGTCTTCGGTGAGATGATATATGCAAGGGTCTTTGGGAACCAGATGACTAACACATATACATACCCGAATTCTTATGATCTTTCAAGGAACAGTAATCCGAGGATCAGAAGGCATTTAATGCAAGTTGATAGGTCACTCAATAGAAtcacttttttccttctttgttgCATTGTTTTGTGCCTTCTCTTATTCTGA
- the LOC114373818 gene encoding uncharacterized protein LOC114373818 isoform X1 yields MSINMVSSVPWTKSFFPLWFWNKTRVLLTHHYRYHHRHSPLSDTDMTEEGVVVSLQEWQGWGTNSPLPTMVSQIVEDLKVLEEDLDAHMNFGGNGGKLQGNFRVQEDKKHRATYQALGDSEKKLQFYSARQIACRILGSRGYLCQKCWLPMEDCMCSKVTSCSLYPGIRFWLYMHPKDFLRQNNTGKILWQVFGVDAATLCLFGIPEHEEIMWNSLKMAGKSNVWCLYPNKNAVLKSVQNVFGEEPVARDEVAPSKQLKVDTTQHFILIDGTWSNSAAMFRRLQDKAKSVWGDEDLACISLNPGASAMHKLRPQPSWDRTCTAAAAAGLLSELQLLPQFSSFELEKQAEAVEHALTVLLDALTNRRLRMGRSITRKMRHTNIQ; encoded by the exons ATGAGCATAAACATGGTATCATCGGTTCCTTGGACAAAGTCCTTCTTCCCGTTGTGGTTCTGGAACAAAACCCGCGTTCTACTCACACACCATTACCGTTACCATCACCGTCATTCGCCACTCTCTGACACAGACATGACCGAAGAAGGGGTTGTTGTCTCGTTGCAGGAATGGCAGGGTTGGGGCACCAACTCCCCACTCCCCACCATGGTTTCCCAAATCGTTGAGGATTTGAAGGTTCTGGAAGAAGATTTGGATGCCCACATGAATTTTGGAGGCAATGGTGGAAAATTACAG GGGAATTTCAGAGTACAAGAAGATAAGAAGCACCGTGCCACGTATCAGGCTTTGGGTGATTCAGAAAAGAAGCTCCAGTTTTATTCGGCTAGACAGATTGCTTGTCGCATACTAGGTAGCAGGGGTTACCTTTGTCAAAAG TGTTGGCTTCCCATGGAGGATTGTATGTGTTCAAAAGTCACATCCTGTTCGCTCTACCCTGGAATCAGATTTTGGCTGTATATGCATCCAAAG GATTTCTTGAGACAGAACAACACTGGAAAGATTTTGTGGCAGGTGTTTGGGGTTGATGCGGCGACTTTGTGCCTTTTTGGTATTCCTGAACATGAGGAAATCATGTGGAATTCCCTTAAAATGGCAG GAAAAAGTAACGTGTGGTGCCTTTATCCCAACAAGAATGCAGTTTTAAAGTCAGTTCAAAATGTGTTTGGTGAGGAACCAGTTGCAAGAGATGAAGTTGCACCGTCCAAG CAGTTAAAAGTAGATACAACCCagcattttattttgattgatggGACATGGAGCAATTCAGCAGCAATGTTTAGGCGCCTTCAG GATAAAGCAAAGTCAGTTTGGGGAGATGAGGACCTTGCCTGTATATCCCTAAATCCTGGTGCTTCTGCTATGCATAAACTTAG GCCACAGCCATCTTGGGATCGTACATGTACAGCAGCAGCAGCTGCTGGTCTGCTCTCAGAGCTCCAGCTTCTTCCACAGTTTAGCTCTTTTGAATTGGAAAAACAGGCAGAAGCAGTAGAACATGCTTTAACAGTCCTATTAGATGCCCTCACAAATAGACGTCTTCGCATGGGAAGATCCATAACACGAAAAATGAGGCACACCAACATCCAATAA